One region of Ananas comosus cultivar F153 unplaced genomic scaffold, ASM154086v1, whole genome shotgun sequence genomic DNA includes:
- the LOC109704617 gene encoding binding partner of ACD11 1-like: MSVRTVKVSNVSLSATEQDMKEFFSFSGDIEHIEMQSGDEWSQVAYVTFKDTQGAETAVLLSGATIVDLSVIIALAPEYEPPPTVSAPSYPKDVKPSTSSTGSAVQKAEDVVTTMLAKGFVLGKDAVGKAKSFDEKHSITSTATAKVASFDKKIGFTEKISMGTSAVNEKVKEMDQKFQVSEKTKSAFATAEKTVSSAGSAIMKNRYVFTGASWVTGAFNKVAKAAGDVGSKTKEKVAAEEGQKNAGLRG, encoded by the exons GTAAGGACGGTGAAGGTCAGCAATGTCTCGCTCAGTGCGACTGAGCAAGATATGAAAgagttcttttccttttccggGGACATTGAACATATAGAGATGCAAAG TGGGGATGAGTGGTCCCAAGTTGCATATGTGACTTTTAAAGATACGCAGGGGGCAGAGACTGCGGTTCTACTTTCG GGTGCGACGATAGTTGATCTCTCTGTCATCATCGCGCTCGCCCCGGAATACGAGCCGCCACCAACCGTCTCAGCTCCGTCCTAT ccgAAAGATGTTAAACCCTCAACTAGCAGCACCGGTTCGGCTGTTCAGAAGGCGGAAGATGTGGTCACCACCATGCTTGCCAAGGGCTTTGTCCTAGGCAAAGATGCCGTTGGCAAAGCCAAATCCTTTGACGAGAAGCACAGTATCACGTCCACGGCCACCGCCAAGGTTGCCTCGTTCGATAAGAAGATCGGGTTTACTGAGAAGATCAGCATGGGCACATCGGCCGTGAACGAGAAGGTGAAGGAGATGGACCAGAAATTCCAGGTGTCCGAGAAGACCAAATCGGCCTTCGCCACGGCCGAGAAGACGGTGAGCAGCGCGGGATCTGCCATCATGAAGAACAG GTACGTCTTCACGGGCGCGTCGTGGGTGACCGGCGCCTTCAACAAGGTCGCGAAGGCCGCGGGCGACGTGGGGTCGAAGACGAAAGAGAAGGTCGCGGCCGAGGAGGGGCAGAAGAACGCAGGTTTGCGGGGGTGA